Proteins encoded in a region of the Triticum dicoccoides isolate Atlit2015 ecotype Zavitan chromosome 3A, WEW_v2.0, whole genome shotgun sequence genome:
- the LOC119272371 gene encoding glutathione transferase GST 23-like, whose product MSEPVPVRLLGSFGSPFTHRAEAALRLKGVPYEFIQEDLRSKSELLLRHNPVHKKVPLLLHGDDDDDIRAVAESLVIVEYVDEAFEGPPLLPADPLARAASRFWAQFASDKCSRTLFKALWTPEGETRRGFVEEAKKNLALMEAQLEGRRFFGGDSIGLLDIAASGLAWLPVLEEVAGVETSMIREEDYPALCRWRGEYASDEAVMKCLPSRDEMVAYYAAMKDRFVLHAKSMHKK is encoded by the exons ATGAGCGAGCCGGTGCCGGTGAGGCTGCTGGGCTCCTTCGGGAGCCCGTTCACGCACCGTGCCGAGGCGGCACTCAGGCTGAAGGGGGTGCCTTACGAGTTCATCCAGGAGGACCTCCGCAGCAAAAGCGAGCTGCTGCTCCGGCACAACCCCGTGCACAAGAAGGTACCCCTGCTCctccacggcgacgacgacgacgacatccGCGCCGTCGCCGAGTCGCTCGTCATCGTCGA GTACGTCGATGAGGCCTTCGAGGGCCCGCCGCTCCTGCCGGCCGACCCGctcgcccgcgccgcctcccgcttcTGGGCGCAGTTCGCCTCCGACAAGTGCTCGAGGACGCTGTTCAAGGCGCTGTGGACGCCGGAGGGCGAGACGCGGAGGGGGTTCGTGGAGGAGGCCAAGAAGAACCTGGCGCTCATGGAGGCGCAGCTGGAGGGGAGGCGCTTCTTCGGAGGCGACTCCATAGGGCTGCTCGACATCGCCGCCAGCGGGCTCGCCTGGCTCCCCGtgctggaggaggtcgccggcgtGGAAACTAGCATGATCCGCGAGGAGGATTACCCTGCCTTGTGCCGGTGGCGCGGGGAGTACGCCTCCGACGAGGCCGTGATGAAGTGCTTGCCGAGCAGGGACGAGATGGTCGCCTACTACGCGGCCATGAAGGACCGCTTCGTGCTCCATGCCAAGTCAATGCACAAGAAATAA